Proteins from a single region of Chaetodon trifascialis isolate fChaTrf1 chromosome 10, fChaTrf1.hap1, whole genome shotgun sequence:
- the fjx1 gene encoding four-jointed box protein 1, producing MKAVSANLFALLFLCALASVFYVWSALENRLERHKRRFSVPGGGSFHQGLPADLSAKTFRVLLAVPAAQRPHLGGRLEAHNLTDHTVSAGNQDYHVNGDNKRSALREGPVKLGSPVEDGIFWSEWLEDLLPVGFTEEYARAWRERARAYRIVRLEPGCGRISNQLATFADGTKACVRYGINADQVQGETLTYYLASLLGITNLPPLILSQLSGDSEQWAAVRTRIDGLQWSDRAVVSLTEWVSNLTGVVTPAPLRQESGGLHPVLEELWNKTTAELLELMQWTDLIIFDYLTANFDRLVSNLFSLQWDSRVMERDTNNLLKTPSGDLVFIDNEAGLVHGFRVLKMWEKYHSTVLSSVCVFRKRTTQRVAELHRRRDSRKRLLELYRDSEPLSPELGFLSDEHAGVLQDRVDRLYKHILYCKGKYSQL from the coding sequence ATGAAGGCTGTTTCAGCAAACTTATTCGCTCTTCTTTTCCTGTGCGCCCTTGCAAGTGTTTTCTACGTCTGGAGCGCACTTGAGAACCGTTTGGAGCGACACAAACGGAGGTTCTCGGTACCGGGCGGTGGGTCTTTTCACCAAGGTCTCCCAGCGGACCTCTCTGCCAAAACTTTCCGGGTTTTGCTTGCTGTCCCAGCGGCACAAAGACCGCACTTGGGGGGCAGACTTGAGGCTCACAACCTCACTGATCACACCGTCTCTGCAGGAAATCAAGATTACCATGTGAATGGGGATAACAAGAGGTCAGCGCTGCGGGAGGGCCCGGTCAAGTTAGGCTCCCCCGTGGAGGATGGGATATTTTGGAGTGAGTGGCTGGAGGACCTCCTCCCTGTGGGCTTCACAGAGGAATATGCTCGGGCATGGCGAGAGAGAGCCAGGGCATACCGGATAGTGAGGCTGGAGCCTGGATGCGGCAGGATATCTAATCAGCTCGCCACTTTTGCAGATGGGACCAAAGCGTGTGTGCGTTACGGGATAAACGCGGATCAGGTGCAAGGAGAAACTTTGACATATTACCTTGCCAGTTTGTTAGGCATCACAAATCTGCCTCCTCTTATACTGTCCCAGCTGAGCGGTGACAGTGAACAATGGGCGGCTGTGAGGACGCGGATAGACGGTTTACAGTGGAGTGATCGGGCCGTGGTTTCTCTCACTGAGTGGGTCTCCAACCTGACCGGGGTGGTCACACCTGCGCCGCTCCGACAGGAGAGCGGCGGTCTGCATCCTGTGCTGGAGGAGCTGTGGAACAAGACGACGGCAGAGCTGCTGGAGTTGATGCAGTGGACCGACCTGATCATATTCGACTACCTGACTGCAAACTTCGACAGACTCGTCAGCAATCTGTTCAGCCTGCAGTGGGACTCGCGCGTAATGGAGAGAGACACCAACAACCTCCTCAAAACACCCAGCGGTGACCTTGTATTCATAGACAACGAGGCCGGACTCGTGCACGGCTTTCGGGTGTTGAAAATGTGGGAGAAATATCACAGCACAGtcctgagctctgtgtgtgtgttcagaaaaaGGACCACGCAGCGCGTGGCGGAGCTGCACAGGcgcagagactccaggaaaaGGCTGCTGGAGCTCTACAGAGACAGCGAGCCTTTGTCTCCGGAATTAGGATTTCTCTCAGACGAGCATGCTGGTGTTCTTCAGGACAGGGTAGACAGATtatacaaacacattttgtaTTGCAAAGGAAAGTACAGCCAGCTGTGA